One Glycine max cultivar Williams 82 chromosome 6, Glycine_max_v4.0, whole genome shotgun sequence DNA segment encodes these proteins:
- the LOC100801564 gene encoding NADP-dependent malic enzyme isoform X5, protein MSSASLKEMRNGGEDYSNGHGGGGVRDLYGEDCATEDQLITPWTFSVASGCSLLRDPRYNKGLAFTEGERDAHYLRGLLPPAIFNQELQEKRLMHNLRQYEVPLHRYMAMMDLQERNERLFYKLLINNVEELLPVVYTPTVGEACQKYGSIFRRPQGLYISLKEKGKILEVLKNWPEKSIQVIVVTDGERILGLGDLGCQGMGIPVGKLSLYTALGGVRPSSCLPITIDVGTNNEKLLNDEFYIGLKQKRATGQEYAELLEEFMHAVKQNYGEKVLIQFEDFANHNAFDLLEKYSSSHLVFNDDIQGTASVVLAGLLASLKLVGGTLVDHTFLFLGAGEAGTGIAELIALEISKQTKAPVEETRKKIWLVDSKVKMPGWFYSYFTFYSFFFPNLHNKLVLFQGLIVSSRLESLQQFKKPWAHEHEPVKSLLDAVKAIKPTVLIGSSGAGKTFTKEVVETMASLNEKPLILALSNPTSQSECTAEEAYTWSKGKAIFASGSPFDPVEYEGKLFVPGQANNAYIFPGFGLGLIISGAIRVRDEMLLAASEALAAQVSQENYDKGLIYPPFSNIRKISAHIAAKVAAKAYDLGLASHLPRPKDLVKYAESCMYSPGYRSYR, encoded by the exons ATGTCGAGCGCTTCGTTGAAGGAGATGAGGAACGGTGGTGAGGATTATAGCAATGgtcatggtggtggtggtgtgaGGGACTTGTATGGAGAGGATTGTGCCACTGAGGACCAGCTTATCACTCCATGGACTTTCTCTGTGGCCAG TGGATGCAGTTTACTGAGAGATCCACGCTACAACAAAGGGCTGGCCTTTACCGAGGGAGAGAGAGATGCTCATTACTTGCGTGGCCTTTTGCCTCCAGCTATCTTCAATCAAGAACTTCAG GAAAAGAGGTTGATGCACAATCTTCGCCAGTATGAGGTTCCTCTGCATAGGTACATGGCAATGATGGATCTTCAG GAGAGAAATGAAAGGCTGTTTTACAAGCTTCTGATCAATAATGTTGAGGAACTGCTTCCTGTTGTTTACACTCCAACGGTTGGAGAAGCATGCCAGAAATACGGAAGCATTTTTAGGCGTCCTCAGGGTCTATATATAAGTTTGAAGGAGAA AGGCAAGATCCTTGAAGTACTGAAAAACTGGCCAGAAAAGAGTATTCAAGTTATTGTTGTGACTGATGGTGAGCGCATATTAGGACTTGGAGATCTTGGTTGCCAG ggAATGGGAATTCCTGTTGGGAAACTTTCTCTTTATACAGCTTTAGGAGGTGTCCGCCCGTCATCT TGCTTGCCAATAACCATTGATGTTGGCACAAACAATGAGAAGTTGCTGAATGATGAGTTCTACATTGGGCTTAAACAAAAGCGGGCAACTGGGCAG GAATATGCAGAGCTTCTAGAGGAGTTCATGCACGCAGTTAAGCAGAACTATGGGGAGAAAGTTCTCATACAG TTTGAGGATTTCGCCAATCATAATGCATTTGATCTGCTGGAAAAATACAGCTCATCTCATCTTGTTTTTAATGATGATATACAG GGTACAGCATCTGTGGTATTAGCAGGATTGCTTGCATCCCTGAAATTAGTTGGTGGAACCTTAGTTGACCATACCTTCTTATTCCTGGGTGCTGGAGAG GCTGGAACTGGTATAGCTGAGCTGATAGCTCTTGAGATTTCAAAGCAG ACTAAAGCTCCAGTGGAAGAGACCCGCAAGAAGATCTGGCTCGTGGACTCAAAGGTAAAAATGCCGGGCTGGTTCTATAGCTACTTTACCTTCTATAGTTTTTTCTTCCCTAACCTCCATAACAAACTTGTTCTGTTCCAGGGACTTATTGTTAGCTCTCGTTTGGAATCACTTCAGCAGTTCAAAAAGCCTTGGGCCCATGAGCATGAACCTGTTAAGAGTCTTCTGGATGCTGTCAAG GCAATCAAGCCAACCGTTTTGATTGGATCATCTGGAGCAGGGAAGACATTTACTAAGGAGGTGGTTGAAACCATGGCATCCTTGAATGAG AAACCACTTATTCTTGCTCTCTCCAACCCAACTTCACAATCTGAGTGCACAGCTGAAGAAGCTTATACATGGAGCAAG GGTAAAGCAATCTTTGCTAGTGGAAGCCCATTTGATCCTGTTGAATATGAAGGAAAACTTTTTGTTCCTGGACAG GCTAACAATGCTTACATATTTCCTGGTTTTGGCTTGGGTTTGATCATCTCTGGTGCAATTCGTGTGCGTGATGAGATGCTCTTGGCAGCCT CTGAAGCTTTGGCTGCACAAGTATCACAGGAAAACTATGATAAGGGACTGATTTACCCTCCATTCTCAAACATCAGAAAGATATCAGCCCACATTGCTGCTAAAGTCGCGGCTAAGGCATATGATCTTG GTCTGGCTTCTCATCTGCCTCGACCTAAGGATCTTGTCAAATATGCAGAAAGTTGCATGTACAGCCCAGGCTACCGAAGCTACCGTTGA
- the LOC100801564 gene encoding NADP-dependent malic enzyme isoform X3 has product MMWLNRRRHNINTLQLPTKQGGLGQKLLAVIMSSASLKEMRNGGEDYSNGHGGGGVRDLYGEDCATEDQLITPWTFSVASGCSLLRDPRYNKGLAFTEGERDAHYLRGLLPPAIFNQELQEKRLMHNLRQYEVPLHRYMAMMDLQERNERLFYKLLINNVEELLPVVYTPTVGEACQKYGSIFRRPQGLYISLKEKGKILEVLKNWPEKSIQVIVVTDGERILGLGDLGCQGMGIPVGKLSLYTALGGVRPSSCLPITIDVGTNNEKLLNDEFYIGLKQKRATGQEYAELLEEFMHAVKQNYGEKVLIQFEDFANHNAFDLLEKYSSSHLVFNDDIQGTASVVLAGLLASLKLVGGTLVDHTFLFLGAGEAGTGIAELIALEISKQTKAPVEETRKKIWLVDSKGLIVSSRLESLQQFKKPWAHEHEPVKSLLDAVKAIKPTVLIGSSGAGKTFTKEVVETMASLNEKPLILALSNPTSQSECTAEEAYTWSKGKAIFASGSPFDPVEYEGKLFVPGQANNAYIFPGFGLGLIISGAIRVRDEMLLAASEALAAQVSQENYDKGLIYPPFSNIRKISAHIAAKVAAKAYDLGLASHLPRPKDLVKYAESCMYSPGYRSYR; this is encoded by the exons ATGATGTGGCTCAACAGGCGCAGGCACAACATTAATACTCTGCAACTACCtacaaaa CAGGGAGGACTAGGACAAAAGTTGTTGGCAGTCATCATGTCGAGCGCTTCGTTGAAGGAGATGAGGAACGGTGGTGAGGATTATAGCAATGgtcatggtggtggtggtgtgaGGGACTTGTATGGAGAGGATTGTGCCACTGAGGACCAGCTTATCACTCCATGGACTTTCTCTGTGGCCAG TGGATGCAGTTTACTGAGAGATCCACGCTACAACAAAGGGCTGGCCTTTACCGAGGGAGAGAGAGATGCTCATTACTTGCGTGGCCTTTTGCCTCCAGCTATCTTCAATCAAGAACTTCAG GAAAAGAGGTTGATGCACAATCTTCGCCAGTATGAGGTTCCTCTGCATAGGTACATGGCAATGATGGATCTTCAG GAGAGAAATGAAAGGCTGTTTTACAAGCTTCTGATCAATAATGTTGAGGAACTGCTTCCTGTTGTTTACACTCCAACGGTTGGAGAAGCATGCCAGAAATACGGAAGCATTTTTAGGCGTCCTCAGGGTCTATATATAAGTTTGAAGGAGAA AGGCAAGATCCTTGAAGTACTGAAAAACTGGCCAGAAAAGAGTATTCAAGTTATTGTTGTGACTGATGGTGAGCGCATATTAGGACTTGGAGATCTTGGTTGCCAG ggAATGGGAATTCCTGTTGGGAAACTTTCTCTTTATACAGCTTTAGGAGGTGTCCGCCCGTCATCT TGCTTGCCAATAACCATTGATGTTGGCACAAACAATGAGAAGTTGCTGAATGATGAGTTCTACATTGGGCTTAAACAAAAGCGGGCAACTGGGCAG GAATATGCAGAGCTTCTAGAGGAGTTCATGCACGCAGTTAAGCAGAACTATGGGGAGAAAGTTCTCATACAG TTTGAGGATTTCGCCAATCATAATGCATTTGATCTGCTGGAAAAATACAGCTCATCTCATCTTGTTTTTAATGATGATATACAG GGTACAGCATCTGTGGTATTAGCAGGATTGCTTGCATCCCTGAAATTAGTTGGTGGAACCTTAGTTGACCATACCTTCTTATTCCTGGGTGCTGGAGAG GCTGGAACTGGTATAGCTGAGCTGATAGCTCTTGAGATTTCAAAGCAG ACTAAAGCTCCAGTGGAAGAGACCCGCAAGAAGATCTGGCTCGTGGACTCAAAG GGACTTATTGTTAGCTCTCGTTTGGAATCACTTCAGCAGTTCAAAAAGCCTTGGGCCCATGAGCATGAACCTGTTAAGAGTCTTCTGGATGCTGTCAAG GCAATCAAGCCAACCGTTTTGATTGGATCATCTGGAGCAGGGAAGACATTTACTAAGGAGGTGGTTGAAACCATGGCATCCTTGAATGAG AAACCACTTATTCTTGCTCTCTCCAACCCAACTTCACAATCTGAGTGCACAGCTGAAGAAGCTTATACATGGAGCAAG GGTAAAGCAATCTTTGCTAGTGGAAGCCCATTTGATCCTGTTGAATATGAAGGAAAACTTTTTGTTCCTGGACAG GCTAACAATGCTTACATATTTCCTGGTTTTGGCTTGGGTTTGATCATCTCTGGTGCAATTCGTGTGCGTGATGAGATGCTCTTGGCAGCCT CTGAAGCTTTGGCTGCACAAGTATCACAGGAAAACTATGATAAGGGACTGATTTACCCTCCATTCTCAAACATCAGAAAGATATCAGCCCACATTGCTGCTAAAGTCGCGGCTAAGGCATATGATCTTG GTCTGGCTTCTCATCTGCCTCGACCTAAGGATCTTGTCAAATATGCAGAAAGTTGCATGTACAGCCCAGGCTACCGAAGCTACCGTTGA
- the LOC100801564 gene encoding NADP-dependent malic enzyme isoform X1, with the protein MMWLNRRRHNINTLQLPTKQGGLGQKLLAVIMSSASLKEMRNGGEDYSNGHGGGGVRDLYGEDCATEDQLITPWTFSVASGCSLLRDPRYNKGLAFTEGERDAHYLRGLLPPAIFNQELQEKRLMHNLRQYEVPLHRYMAMMDLQERNERLFYKLLINNVEELLPVVYTPTVGEACQKYGSIFRRPQGLYISLKEKGKILEVLKNWPEKSIQVIVVTDGERILGLGDLGCQGMGIPVGKLSLYTALGGVRPSSCLPITIDVGTNNEKLLNDEFYIGLKQKRATGQEYAELLEEFMHAVKQNYGEKVLIQFEDFANHNAFDLLEKYSSSHLVFNDDIQGTASVVLAGLLASLKLVGGTLVDHTFLFLGAGEAGTGIAELIALEISKQTKAPVEETRKKIWLVDSKVKMPGWFYSYFTFYSFFFPNLHNKLVLFQGLIVSSRLESLQQFKKPWAHEHEPVKSLLDAVKAIKPTVLIGSSGAGKTFTKEVVETMASLNEKPLILALSNPTSQSECTAEEAYTWSKGKAIFASGSPFDPVEYEGKLFVPGQANNAYIFPGFGLGLIISGAIRVRDEMLLAASEALAAQVSQENYDKGLIYPPFSNIRKISAHIAAKVAAKAYDLGLASHLPRPKDLVKYAESCMYSPGYRSYR; encoded by the exons ATGATGTGGCTCAACAGGCGCAGGCACAACATTAATACTCTGCAACTACCtacaaaa CAGGGAGGACTAGGACAAAAGTTGTTGGCAGTCATCATGTCGAGCGCTTCGTTGAAGGAGATGAGGAACGGTGGTGAGGATTATAGCAATGgtcatggtggtggtggtgtgaGGGACTTGTATGGAGAGGATTGTGCCACTGAGGACCAGCTTATCACTCCATGGACTTTCTCTGTGGCCAG TGGATGCAGTTTACTGAGAGATCCACGCTACAACAAAGGGCTGGCCTTTACCGAGGGAGAGAGAGATGCTCATTACTTGCGTGGCCTTTTGCCTCCAGCTATCTTCAATCAAGAACTTCAG GAAAAGAGGTTGATGCACAATCTTCGCCAGTATGAGGTTCCTCTGCATAGGTACATGGCAATGATGGATCTTCAG GAGAGAAATGAAAGGCTGTTTTACAAGCTTCTGATCAATAATGTTGAGGAACTGCTTCCTGTTGTTTACACTCCAACGGTTGGAGAAGCATGCCAGAAATACGGAAGCATTTTTAGGCGTCCTCAGGGTCTATATATAAGTTTGAAGGAGAA AGGCAAGATCCTTGAAGTACTGAAAAACTGGCCAGAAAAGAGTATTCAAGTTATTGTTGTGACTGATGGTGAGCGCATATTAGGACTTGGAGATCTTGGTTGCCAG ggAATGGGAATTCCTGTTGGGAAACTTTCTCTTTATACAGCTTTAGGAGGTGTCCGCCCGTCATCT TGCTTGCCAATAACCATTGATGTTGGCACAAACAATGAGAAGTTGCTGAATGATGAGTTCTACATTGGGCTTAAACAAAAGCGGGCAACTGGGCAG GAATATGCAGAGCTTCTAGAGGAGTTCATGCACGCAGTTAAGCAGAACTATGGGGAGAAAGTTCTCATACAG TTTGAGGATTTCGCCAATCATAATGCATTTGATCTGCTGGAAAAATACAGCTCATCTCATCTTGTTTTTAATGATGATATACAG GGTACAGCATCTGTGGTATTAGCAGGATTGCTTGCATCCCTGAAATTAGTTGGTGGAACCTTAGTTGACCATACCTTCTTATTCCTGGGTGCTGGAGAG GCTGGAACTGGTATAGCTGAGCTGATAGCTCTTGAGATTTCAAAGCAG ACTAAAGCTCCAGTGGAAGAGACCCGCAAGAAGATCTGGCTCGTGGACTCAAAGGTAAAAATGCCGGGCTGGTTCTATAGCTACTTTACCTTCTATAGTTTTTTCTTCCCTAACCTCCATAACAAACTTGTTCTGTTCCAGGGACTTATTGTTAGCTCTCGTTTGGAATCACTTCAGCAGTTCAAAAAGCCTTGGGCCCATGAGCATGAACCTGTTAAGAGTCTTCTGGATGCTGTCAAG GCAATCAAGCCAACCGTTTTGATTGGATCATCTGGAGCAGGGAAGACATTTACTAAGGAGGTGGTTGAAACCATGGCATCCTTGAATGAG AAACCACTTATTCTTGCTCTCTCCAACCCAACTTCACAATCTGAGTGCACAGCTGAAGAAGCTTATACATGGAGCAAG GGTAAAGCAATCTTTGCTAGTGGAAGCCCATTTGATCCTGTTGAATATGAAGGAAAACTTTTTGTTCCTGGACAG GCTAACAATGCTTACATATTTCCTGGTTTTGGCTTGGGTTTGATCATCTCTGGTGCAATTCGTGTGCGTGATGAGATGCTCTTGGCAGCCT CTGAAGCTTTGGCTGCACAAGTATCACAGGAAAACTATGATAAGGGACTGATTTACCCTCCATTCTCAAACATCAGAAAGATATCAGCCCACATTGCTGCTAAAGTCGCGGCTAAGGCATATGATCTTG GTCTGGCTTCTCATCTGCCTCGACCTAAGGATCTTGTCAAATATGCAGAAAGTTGCATGTACAGCCCAGGCTACCGAAGCTACCGTTGA
- the LOC100801564 gene encoding NADP-dependent malic enzyme isoform X4, with protein MMWLNRRRHNINTLQLPTKGGLGQKLLAVIMSSASLKEMRNGGEDYSNGHGGGGVRDLYGEDCATEDQLITPWTFSVASGCSLLRDPRYNKGLAFTEGERDAHYLRGLLPPAIFNQELQEKRLMHNLRQYEVPLHRYMAMMDLQERNERLFYKLLINNVEELLPVVYTPTVGEACQKYGSIFRRPQGLYISLKEKGKILEVLKNWPEKSIQVIVVTDGERILGLGDLGCQGMGIPVGKLSLYTALGGVRPSSCLPITIDVGTNNEKLLNDEFYIGLKQKRATGQEYAELLEEFMHAVKQNYGEKVLIQFEDFANHNAFDLLEKYSSSHLVFNDDIQGTASVVLAGLLASLKLVGGTLVDHTFLFLGAGEAGTGIAELIALEISKQTKAPVEETRKKIWLVDSKGLIVSSRLESLQQFKKPWAHEHEPVKSLLDAVKAIKPTVLIGSSGAGKTFTKEVVETMASLNEKPLILALSNPTSQSECTAEEAYTWSKGKAIFASGSPFDPVEYEGKLFVPGQANNAYIFPGFGLGLIISGAIRVRDEMLLAASEALAAQVSQENYDKGLIYPPFSNIRKISAHIAAKVAAKAYDLGLASHLPRPKDLVKYAESCMYSPGYRSYR; from the exons ATGATGTGGCTCAACAGGCGCAGGCACAACATTAATACTCTGCAACTACCtacaaaa GGAGGACTAGGACAAAAGTTGTTGGCAGTCATCATGTCGAGCGCTTCGTTGAAGGAGATGAGGAACGGTGGTGAGGATTATAGCAATGgtcatggtggtggtggtgtgaGGGACTTGTATGGAGAGGATTGTGCCACTGAGGACCAGCTTATCACTCCATGGACTTTCTCTGTGGCCAG TGGATGCAGTTTACTGAGAGATCCACGCTACAACAAAGGGCTGGCCTTTACCGAGGGAGAGAGAGATGCTCATTACTTGCGTGGCCTTTTGCCTCCAGCTATCTTCAATCAAGAACTTCAG GAAAAGAGGTTGATGCACAATCTTCGCCAGTATGAGGTTCCTCTGCATAGGTACATGGCAATGATGGATCTTCAG GAGAGAAATGAAAGGCTGTTTTACAAGCTTCTGATCAATAATGTTGAGGAACTGCTTCCTGTTGTTTACACTCCAACGGTTGGAGAAGCATGCCAGAAATACGGAAGCATTTTTAGGCGTCCTCAGGGTCTATATATAAGTTTGAAGGAGAA AGGCAAGATCCTTGAAGTACTGAAAAACTGGCCAGAAAAGAGTATTCAAGTTATTGTTGTGACTGATGGTGAGCGCATATTAGGACTTGGAGATCTTGGTTGCCAG ggAATGGGAATTCCTGTTGGGAAACTTTCTCTTTATACAGCTTTAGGAGGTGTCCGCCCGTCATCT TGCTTGCCAATAACCATTGATGTTGGCACAAACAATGAGAAGTTGCTGAATGATGAGTTCTACATTGGGCTTAAACAAAAGCGGGCAACTGGGCAG GAATATGCAGAGCTTCTAGAGGAGTTCATGCACGCAGTTAAGCAGAACTATGGGGAGAAAGTTCTCATACAG TTTGAGGATTTCGCCAATCATAATGCATTTGATCTGCTGGAAAAATACAGCTCATCTCATCTTGTTTTTAATGATGATATACAG GGTACAGCATCTGTGGTATTAGCAGGATTGCTTGCATCCCTGAAATTAGTTGGTGGAACCTTAGTTGACCATACCTTCTTATTCCTGGGTGCTGGAGAG GCTGGAACTGGTATAGCTGAGCTGATAGCTCTTGAGATTTCAAAGCAG ACTAAAGCTCCAGTGGAAGAGACCCGCAAGAAGATCTGGCTCGTGGACTCAAAG GGACTTATTGTTAGCTCTCGTTTGGAATCACTTCAGCAGTTCAAAAAGCCTTGGGCCCATGAGCATGAACCTGTTAAGAGTCTTCTGGATGCTGTCAAG GCAATCAAGCCAACCGTTTTGATTGGATCATCTGGAGCAGGGAAGACATTTACTAAGGAGGTGGTTGAAACCATGGCATCCTTGAATGAG AAACCACTTATTCTTGCTCTCTCCAACCCAACTTCACAATCTGAGTGCACAGCTGAAGAAGCTTATACATGGAGCAAG GGTAAAGCAATCTTTGCTAGTGGAAGCCCATTTGATCCTGTTGAATATGAAGGAAAACTTTTTGTTCCTGGACAG GCTAACAATGCTTACATATTTCCTGGTTTTGGCTTGGGTTTGATCATCTCTGGTGCAATTCGTGTGCGTGATGAGATGCTCTTGGCAGCCT CTGAAGCTTTGGCTGCACAAGTATCACAGGAAAACTATGATAAGGGACTGATTTACCCTCCATTCTCAAACATCAGAAAGATATCAGCCCACATTGCTGCTAAAGTCGCGGCTAAGGCATATGATCTTG GTCTGGCTTCTCATCTGCCTCGACCTAAGGATCTTGTCAAATATGCAGAAAGTTGCATGTACAGCCCAGGCTACCGAAGCTACCGTTGA
- the LOC100801564 gene encoding NADP-dependent malic enzyme isoform X2 gives MMWLNRRRHNINTLQLPTKGGLGQKLLAVIMSSASLKEMRNGGEDYSNGHGGGGVRDLYGEDCATEDQLITPWTFSVASGCSLLRDPRYNKGLAFTEGERDAHYLRGLLPPAIFNQELQEKRLMHNLRQYEVPLHRYMAMMDLQERNERLFYKLLINNVEELLPVVYTPTVGEACQKYGSIFRRPQGLYISLKEKGKILEVLKNWPEKSIQVIVVTDGERILGLGDLGCQGMGIPVGKLSLYTALGGVRPSSCLPITIDVGTNNEKLLNDEFYIGLKQKRATGQEYAELLEEFMHAVKQNYGEKVLIQFEDFANHNAFDLLEKYSSSHLVFNDDIQGTASVVLAGLLASLKLVGGTLVDHTFLFLGAGEAGTGIAELIALEISKQTKAPVEETRKKIWLVDSKVKMPGWFYSYFTFYSFFFPNLHNKLVLFQGLIVSSRLESLQQFKKPWAHEHEPVKSLLDAVKAIKPTVLIGSSGAGKTFTKEVVETMASLNEKPLILALSNPTSQSECTAEEAYTWSKGKAIFASGSPFDPVEYEGKLFVPGQANNAYIFPGFGLGLIISGAIRVRDEMLLAASEALAAQVSQENYDKGLIYPPFSNIRKISAHIAAKVAAKAYDLGLASHLPRPKDLVKYAESCMYSPGYRSYR, from the exons ATGATGTGGCTCAACAGGCGCAGGCACAACATTAATACTCTGCAACTACCtacaaaa GGAGGACTAGGACAAAAGTTGTTGGCAGTCATCATGTCGAGCGCTTCGTTGAAGGAGATGAGGAACGGTGGTGAGGATTATAGCAATGgtcatggtggtggtggtgtgaGGGACTTGTATGGAGAGGATTGTGCCACTGAGGACCAGCTTATCACTCCATGGACTTTCTCTGTGGCCAG TGGATGCAGTTTACTGAGAGATCCACGCTACAACAAAGGGCTGGCCTTTACCGAGGGAGAGAGAGATGCTCATTACTTGCGTGGCCTTTTGCCTCCAGCTATCTTCAATCAAGAACTTCAG GAAAAGAGGTTGATGCACAATCTTCGCCAGTATGAGGTTCCTCTGCATAGGTACATGGCAATGATGGATCTTCAG GAGAGAAATGAAAGGCTGTTTTACAAGCTTCTGATCAATAATGTTGAGGAACTGCTTCCTGTTGTTTACACTCCAACGGTTGGAGAAGCATGCCAGAAATACGGAAGCATTTTTAGGCGTCCTCAGGGTCTATATATAAGTTTGAAGGAGAA AGGCAAGATCCTTGAAGTACTGAAAAACTGGCCAGAAAAGAGTATTCAAGTTATTGTTGTGACTGATGGTGAGCGCATATTAGGACTTGGAGATCTTGGTTGCCAG ggAATGGGAATTCCTGTTGGGAAACTTTCTCTTTATACAGCTTTAGGAGGTGTCCGCCCGTCATCT TGCTTGCCAATAACCATTGATGTTGGCACAAACAATGAGAAGTTGCTGAATGATGAGTTCTACATTGGGCTTAAACAAAAGCGGGCAACTGGGCAG GAATATGCAGAGCTTCTAGAGGAGTTCATGCACGCAGTTAAGCAGAACTATGGGGAGAAAGTTCTCATACAG TTTGAGGATTTCGCCAATCATAATGCATTTGATCTGCTGGAAAAATACAGCTCATCTCATCTTGTTTTTAATGATGATATACAG GGTACAGCATCTGTGGTATTAGCAGGATTGCTTGCATCCCTGAAATTAGTTGGTGGAACCTTAGTTGACCATACCTTCTTATTCCTGGGTGCTGGAGAG GCTGGAACTGGTATAGCTGAGCTGATAGCTCTTGAGATTTCAAAGCAG ACTAAAGCTCCAGTGGAAGAGACCCGCAAGAAGATCTGGCTCGTGGACTCAAAGGTAAAAATGCCGGGCTGGTTCTATAGCTACTTTACCTTCTATAGTTTTTTCTTCCCTAACCTCCATAACAAACTTGTTCTGTTCCAGGGACTTATTGTTAGCTCTCGTTTGGAATCACTTCAGCAGTTCAAAAAGCCTTGGGCCCATGAGCATGAACCTGTTAAGAGTCTTCTGGATGCTGTCAAG GCAATCAAGCCAACCGTTTTGATTGGATCATCTGGAGCAGGGAAGACATTTACTAAGGAGGTGGTTGAAACCATGGCATCCTTGAATGAG AAACCACTTATTCTTGCTCTCTCCAACCCAACTTCACAATCTGAGTGCACAGCTGAAGAAGCTTATACATGGAGCAAG GGTAAAGCAATCTTTGCTAGTGGAAGCCCATTTGATCCTGTTGAATATGAAGGAAAACTTTTTGTTCCTGGACAG GCTAACAATGCTTACATATTTCCTGGTTTTGGCTTGGGTTTGATCATCTCTGGTGCAATTCGTGTGCGTGATGAGATGCTCTTGGCAGCCT CTGAAGCTTTGGCTGCACAAGTATCACAGGAAAACTATGATAAGGGACTGATTTACCCTCCATTCTCAAACATCAGAAAGATATCAGCCCACATTGCTGCTAAAGTCGCGGCTAAGGCATATGATCTTG GTCTGGCTTCTCATCTGCCTCGACCTAAGGATCTTGTCAAATATGCAGAAAGTTGCATGTACAGCCCAGGCTACCGAAGCTACCGTTGA